The DNA sequence TTTGCATATTTAAACCGGTTTTACCGGTTTTTTCATATTATAAATTTTTTTTATTTTAAAAACTTAAAACTAACTTTTATTAATTTAATGTAAATAGAATAGTTTTAAAAGATACAATTACTAGGTGTTAATAGAAGTTTTTTTATACTAAAAGAACTGTATTGACAAGCTATTAATCTAGCAAAGGTTTAGGTTATTTAGAAAGAATAGGTAGACAATTTAAAAAGTATTGAATTTTTATATTTATTTTCTATAGAAATTATGTCGAATACTATAGATTAATTAAAATACTCTAAATATGATAGATTATTGTCATAATGAGTATTTTTTTTATTTTTAAATTAGAAATAAATAATGGTTTTATGGCGATAAATACTATTATAAACTTATTATATGATTATATTGAACATTTAGAATTATAAAAATGATAAGCTACAACGATTTAAACAGATAAAAATATGTCATACAAGCTAAAAAGTTCACATCATATGATAATTTATTAAATTTTGTGTAAAACACTTTTTTTTAACTAATACCCTTTATTGACAAATAAAACAGCTGAGTTTTGATACAATAGCAGGCACAAAGTAAAGGGTGGTGAGTTAATGGTTAATGAAATAGTACAAAATATAAAGTTAAAAAACATAAATAGGGATACGGCAAGAATCGAAGATATAAAAAACTATTTGTATATTAGTATTCCGTATTTTTTTATAACAATTATATGTATTTTTATATCTAGAGTAAAACTAATGAATAACTTTATGCCTTTCTCAATAGCATTAGTCGGAGCCTATATGGTGAAAGGTAAAAGAAATTGGTTGACAGGATTAAGTGCTACTATTGGTCTATTAACTGTTACAGGAATGACGAAATACGAATATATAATGGCAATATGGATATTGCTTTTTTTGCATAATGTTTTTAAAACAAATATAGAATTTAATAAAATAGGTTCAGCTTTGTTATCATCATTCTTAATTGTCTTTATAAGGATTGTTTTTTTAAGTATAAAAGACTACTTTATATACGACTTTATAATGCTTAGTTTTGAAGCAGTTATAATATTTGCAGCAACTTATATATTTAACTATGGTATTTCTGTATTTTTTAAGTATGATGAGGATTTAATAAACGAGGAAATAATATCATTAGTTATTATTTTAGCTTTAGTTATTGCTGGTGTAGGACAAGCTCAAATTTATGGTTTCTCGCTAAGGAGTATAATTAGTATATTTATAATAATTGCAGTTGGTAATATGAAAGGACCATCAATGGGTGCAGCTATTGGTATTGCTGTTGGATTGATTATATCTTTTAGTACGCCATTTATATATATAACAGTTGCAATACTAGGTTTTTGTGGACTGATGACAGGATTATTTAAAGAATTAGGTAAATTAGCAAGTTCTATAAGTTTTATAATGTCTTATTTTATAATCTCATATTATTCCATAGAAGCTGTTGATATTGTAATAAAGACTAGAGAAATTATAGCTGGAGCATTAATGTTTCTACTGCTTGGCAAAAGTTTCATAGAAGCTTTTGACCGTACTATACTACTTAACAGAAATAAACTTACAGTTAAAAAATCTTATCATAATAGGATTAAATATATAACAAAAAAAAGATTAATGGAATTATCAGAGGTTTTTGAAGAATTATCAATAACCTTTGATAGGGTTATTCAAGGAGAAAATTATACTCAAAATAAAGATATATCAGATTTTATTGATAAGATATCAGAAGGTGTATGTAAAAATTGTTCTTTATATTCAATATGTTGGAAAAATGACTTTTATAACACATATAAAGCTATGTTTGATTTAATGAATATGATTGAGATGAAAGGAAACTTAAAAGAAAAAAATCTTCCACTTTTGATAAGGAAAAGATGTCTTCGCCCTAATAAGATAGTGGATAAATGTAATTATCTATTTGATTTATACAAATTAAACTATGTTTGGAATAAAAAAATACAAGAGAGTAGGCAGTTAGTTTCGCAACAATTAAAAGGAGTATCAAATATAATGGTTGATTTATCACAAGAAATAGAAGAAGATATAAGGTTTAAAGAGGATGTAGAGAATAGTATTTATATACAATTAAAAAATAATGAGATTGCAGTAACAGAGGTTGTAGTCACAGAATCGAGTAGTGAAAAATTCGAGATAATAGTAGAAACAAAAAACAAATTAGATAATAGCCAAGTACAAAAACTTATTAAAATAGTGTCTTCTATTGTTGGATATAAAATTAAAATGGATAAATACTTTTATGGCAGTTCTCAAAATAACAAGTATTCAAAAATAAAGTTAATCAAAGCTAATAGATTTAATGCAATAACAAAAGTATCAAGAGTAAATAATTCTTTTGCCAAGGTTTCTGGAGATAGTTATGTTTTTGGTGAACGTAAAAACAACTATTTTACAATATTAAGTGATGGTATGGGAGTAGGCTACAAGGCAAATATAGAAAGCAGTACCGTAGTTTCATTATTAGAAAAATTTTTAGAAGCAGGATATAATAAGGAAGTAGCTTTAAAAACTATAAATTCTATATTAATTTTAAAATCTAATGATGAAATGTTGACAACATTGGATATGTCTATATTAGACCTTTATACTGGGAAAGGACAATTTGTAAAAATCGGCTCAGCACCTACGTATATAAAAAGAAATAAAACAATTATATCCATAAATTCTAGCAGTTTACCAATAGGTATATTGAAAGAAGTTGATATTTATGTATATGAAGAGCAAATAAAAAATGGAGATATTATAATTATGTTATCTGATGGAGTTTTGGATGCTAATGAAGATAGTCAAGATAAAGAAGCTTGGTTAACCGAAATTATAAGAAATATTGATAGTGTAAATCCTCAAACAGTTGCAGATAAAATCATGGATTCGGCGTTAAAAATAGCACCAATAAAAAATAGAGATGATATGACTATATTGGCGACAAAAATATGGAAAAGCGTAAAATGAACTTACTATCCCTCGAAAAAGTATATAAATATAAAAAATGTAAATAATCATTAATACTAGGAGGGATATTATGGAAAAAAATATTGAATTTAAGCAAATAATACTTGTAACTGATGGAAAATCTAATAAAGGTATTAACCCAATAACGGTTGCTGAAAATGCAGTTAATAGTGGTATATCAATAAGTACTATTGGCATAATAGAAGGTTCTAAAGATAAAGAGTACTTACAAGAAATAAAAGGTATAGCAAAGGCAGGAAGAGGTCTTTGGGAAATTACTGATATTGAAGATTTGGAGAAGAGTATTTGTTTGTTAACAAAACAAACAGTATGTAAAACTATTGAACAAGCAGTAAATAAAGAATTACAAGCAATTATTGGTAAAGAATTGCAAAATATTGAGCCCGATTCTAGAAAAAAAATAATTAATTTTATAGAAAAAATTGAAGATGGAATGACAATAAAATGTAGCGTTGTTTTAGATTGTAGTAAAAGTATGACCAATAAAATAGAAATAGCAAAAAAGAGTATTATTAGCCTATTAAGAAATTTAAGTGAAAGAAAAGGAAAAACTTTTGTTAGCGTTATAGCTTATCCATGTGATGAAGAAACAGATTCCAAAATCATATCTAATCTTACAAATGATATAAAGAGTTTAGAAAAAGCTATAAAAGAAATTGAAATAGGCGGATTGACACCAACAGGATCAGCACTACAAGCAGCTATAAACTTGTTAAATAATAAGAATGATACTTTAAAAGAAGAAGGCTTATTTGAAAGTTTGATAATATGAAGAATAGTATCATAGGAAAATGGAATCAAAATAAATATACAGTTTTAAGTAAAATTGGAAGCGGTGGAGTAGGAACTATTTATAAAGTTTGTGATGAAGATGATAATATTTTTGCACTTAAAATTAGTGATAATATGTATTCTATATCTAGAGAATATGAAGTCATGAATAGTCTGAAAAATTTAGATTTTATACCAACAATTTATGATATGGATGATATATATATCAATCAAAAGGCGCATTTTTTTTTAGTTATGGATTATATAGATGGAATTAGTTTGCGTGAATATGCAACTATGAATAATAATATAACTGAAAAAAATATTATAAGTATATGGCTAGTATTAATAAAATATTTAAAACAAATGTTTACAAAAAAATATATGTATTACGATATAAAGCCTGATAATATACTAATAGACAAAAAAAATAATAAAATTATGATTATAGATTTTGGCTCGGTAGTTTCCTTAGATAGATCTGCTACCGAGTTTACCCCTGCGTATAATATGAGTTCATGGTGTAGTAATTCTAAAGTCTCTAAAGAACAAATACTAATATTTAACACAACAATGTTAATAATACATTTATTTATAGATAAAGAACTAAATCCACTAAAATTTGATTTTAATGATTTAATTATTATTGTAAAAGAACTCAAAATAAATAAAATAGTAAAGGATTTTATAATAGAATCTTTAAAATGTAGATATAAAAATATAAAAATATTTGAAAAAGAATTAAAAATAGTTTATAATTCAGTAATAAATAATAAATATTTATATTATCGTATTATAGATATTTTATTTACAACAAGCTTAAGCATTTTTTTATTTTTTTTATTATATTGTATGCTAAAATGAAGTAACATTTTAGTGAAACATAATGTATTAAGATTGATTATAAAATAATGTTACTTAGAAGCTTTTTAGAAATTTTATTTTATAAAGACTTTTGTAGATTCTAAAAAATTTGAAATATATTTTATAAACATAGTTGTTTTTTGGTATAATAAAAAAATAAAACTAATAAATTTACAAAACGATAAAATAGTTTTAGCTGTAGGTGATGATTTGGAACAAAAAGTTTATGATACAATTGTTGATAATAATTTAATCAAATCAGGAGACAAGTTAGTTGTAGGAGTTTCTGGAGGGCCTGATTCCATGGCTCTTCTTTGTGTTTTGAAAAATATACAAAAATCAATAAATTTTACCATTATTTCCGTACATATTAATCATGGAATTAGAGGTAAAGAAGCCGACAAAGATGAAAAATATGTTAAAAATATATGTAAACAGTGGAATATACCTTTTTATAATAAAAAGGTTAATATGGACGAGTATGCAAAAATAAATAAAATGTCTTCTGAAGAAGCAGGAAGAGAACTAAGATATAAGTTTTTTAACGAAATTCTAAAAAAAGAATCTGCAAATAAAATAGCAGTTGCACATAACAAAAATGATCAAGCTGAAACTGTTATGATGAGGTTTTTAAGAGGTACAGGGATAGAAGGATTAAAAGGAATGGAATTTAAGGTAGGTAATATCATAAGACCTTTGTTAAGTATTGACAGATCTCTGATAGAGGAATATTGTGAAGACAATAACTTGAATCCTAGAATAGATAAAACTAACCTTCAGCCCATTTATGGGAGAAATAAAATAAGACTAGAATTAATACCTTATATCGAAAATAACTTCAATAAAGGCATAGTAAATACATTGACAAGAACAGCAAATATAATGAATGAAGATAATGACTTTATTAATAAGTATGCAGAAGAAAAATTTGAAAAAGTATGCAATAAAAAGAGCAAAAATATTATAGAAATAAAAGTAGAGGAATTTAAAGAATTACATATTTCTATTAAATCAAGAATAATAAGATTAAGTATAGAAGCAATTAATGGTAACAGGAAAAATATAGGCTTAAAACATATAAAAATTATAACTCATTTCATAGAAAATGGTGTAGCAGGTAAAACTCACGATACAACAATGGGAGTCGAATTATTAAAAAAATATGACACATGTTTGATAAGAAAAAAAGAAAATAGTTTACATAAAGTTATCAAAGATAGAAATAAACTTGTTTTAAATGCTAAAAATTATAATAATAATTTTAAATCAGATATTATTATAGAAATTAAGGATATACAAAAAATTGATTTTAAATCTAATGATAGGTTTATAAAATACATTGATTATGATAAAATAAAAGGCGACTTATATATAAGAAATCGAAAACCTGGTGATAAATTTGTTCCATTTGGAATGAAAGGTAGTAAAAAACTCAAGGATTATTTTATAGACAATAAAATTCCTAGAGAAGAAAGAGATAATATACCGATTATTGAAGATGAAAAAAATATCATATGGGTAGTAGGATATAGGTTAAGTGATTTGTATAAAGTCGATAAAAATACTAAGAAAGTGATATTAATACAATATATCACTAAGGAGGATTTATATGATAAAGGACATTGAAAGGATATTAATTTCAAGAGAAGAATTAGAAGCAAAAATTAAAGATTTAGGATTACAGATTACTGAAGAATATAAAGGTAAGGATTTAGTGTTAATATGTGTCTTAAAGGGAGCAGTTATGTTCATAACAGAACTTGCAAAAAATATAAACTTAAATCTGGAAATGGATTTCATGGCTATATCAAGTTATGGTGCTTCAACGAAGTCTTCTGGAGTAGTTAAAATAATTAAAGATTTAGATACTAGTATAGAAGGGAGAGATATATTAATAGTAGAAGATATTATAGATAGTGGATTAACATTGAAGTATTTGATAGAAAACTTAAAATCTAGAGATCCTAAGAGCATAAAAATATGTACACTTTTAGACAAACCTGATGGCAGACAGGTTGAAGTAGACGTTGATTATACTGGATTTGAAGTACCAAATGAATTTGTTGTTGGATTTGGGCTAGATTTCGCTGAAAAATACAGAAACTTACCATATATAGGAATATTAAAGGAAGAAATATATAAATAATATTGATTAAATTTATTATAGTTTCAGATTACTTGAATAAGTAATTGATTTTGCTTTTAGATTTGATACTTATAAAAAGAAGAATACAGTATAGTATTTATTTTCTATGAAATAATCTAGGATAGTATAAATCGAGATAATAATAGAATTTATTAGTTAAATCACAGTATGTAGAATTGAAAAATTTTTTATCTAATTAAATCAAAACAACTACAACAATGATTTATTAATGAGAGGAGGACTGTAGTTGAGAAAGTTTTTTAGAGGTATAAGCTTTTATTTACTAATATTTATAATAATAATAGCTCTTGTTCATATAATGACAAAGCCAATGGAAAAGACAGAAAAAATAGAATACAGCTTGTTAGAACAAGAGATTGAAGCCAAGCATGTTAAAAATATAAAGATTGTGGATCATCAAATTACGGGTGTATATGTAGCTTCGTACAAGGAAGGTAAAAATTTTATATCACAAATACCAGAAGTTGAAAAAGCTTATATAGATAAGTTTCAAGACTTAAACACAGATTTATTGATTGAAGCTGAACAAGAAGAAGGCACTCCTTGGATCATGCAAATATTACCAACTATATTTATGATATTAGTAATTGTTGTGTTTTGGTTTGTTTTTATGCAGCAGTCCCAAGGTGGAGGAAGCAGGGTTATGTCCTTCGGTAAAAGCAAAGCAAAAATGCATAAGCAAGATGGAAATAAAAAAGTATCATTTAAAGATGTTGCTGGTTTAGATGAAGAAAAAGAAGAGTTAAAGGAAATAGTGGATTTTCTTTCAGATCCTAAAAAATATATAGCTCTTGGAGCTAGGATACCTAAAGGAGTTTTGATGGTGGGACCTCCCGGGACTGGTAAAACATATTTATCAAGAGCAGTTGCTGGTGAAGCAGGAGTACCATTTTTCAGTATAAGTGGTTCTGATTTTGTTGAAATGTTTGTAGGAGTTGGAGCTTCCAGAGTTAGAGATTTATTTGAACAAGCCAAGAAAAATTCACCATGTATAGTATTTATTGATGAGATAGATGCAGTTGGTAGAAGAAGAGGTGCTGGACTTGGTGGAGGACATGATGAAAGAGAACAGACATTAAACCAATTACTTGTAGAAATGGATGGATTTGGAGACAATGAAGGCATAATCATTATAGCAGCAACCAATAGACCTGATATATTAGACCCAGCGTTATTAAGGCCAGGTAGATTTGATAGACAGGTACATGTGGGAGTACCGGATATTGTTGGAAGAGAAGCTATATTAAAAATACATTCAAGAGGTAAACCGTTAGAAGAGGATGTAGATTTAAAAATATTAGCTAGAAGAACACCAGGTTTTACACCAGCAGATTTAGAAAATTTAATGAATGAAGCAGCACTTTTAACAGCTAGGAAAAATTTAAAGAAAATTTCAATGGATATAACAGAAGAAGCTATAACAAAGGTAATAGCAGGACCAGAAAAGAAAAGCAGAGTTATTAGTGAAAAAGAAAGAAAACTTACTGCTTTCCATGAGGCAGGGCATGCTGTTGTAGCTAGATTACTACCAAATACAGACCCAGTTCACCTAATAAGTATAATTCCAAGAGGAAGAGCTGGTGGTTTTACGATGATACTTCCAAAGGAAGATAAATATTATACTTCAAAAATAGAAATGGAAGAAACATTAATACATTTGTTAGGTGGTAGAGTAGCAGAAAAATTGGTGCTAAATGATATTAGCACAGGTGCTTCAAATGATATAGAAAGAGCTACAAAGATAGCAAGAAATATGGTTACTCATTATGGAATG is a window from the Abyssisolibacter fermentans genome containing:
- the spoIIE gene encoding stage II sporulation protein E — encoded protein: MVNEIVQNIKLKNINRDTARIEDIKNYLYISIPYFFITIICIFISRVKLMNNFMPFSIALVGAYMVKGKRNWLTGLSATIGLLTVTGMTKYEYIMAIWILLFLHNVFKTNIEFNKIGSALLSSFLIVFIRIVFLSIKDYFIYDFIMLSFEAVIIFAATYIFNYGISVFFKYDEDLINEEIISLVIILALVIAGVGQAQIYGFSLRSIISIFIIIAVGNMKGPSMGAAIGIAVGLIISFSTPFIYITVAILGFCGLMTGLFKELGKLASSISFIMSYFIISYYSIEAVDIVIKTREIIAGALMFLLLGKSFIEAFDRTILLNRNKLTVKKSYHNRIKYITKKRLMELSEVFEELSITFDRVIQGENYTQNKDISDFIDKISEGVCKNCSLYSICWKNDFYNTYKAMFDLMNMIEMKGNLKEKNLPLLIRKRCLRPNKIVDKCNYLFDLYKLNYVWNKKIQESRQLVSQQLKGVSNIMVDLSQEIEEDIRFKEDVENSIYIQLKNNEIAVTEVVVTESSSEKFEIIVETKNKLDNSQVQKLIKIVSSIVGYKIKMDKYFYGSSQNNKYSKIKLIKANRFNAITKVSRVNNSFAKVSGDSYVFGERKNNYFTILSDGMGVGYKANIESSTVVSLLEKFLEAGYNKEVALKTINSILILKSNDEMLTTLDMSILDLYTGKGQFVKIGSAPTYIKRNKTIISINSSSLPIGILKEVDIYVYEEQIKNGDIIIMLSDGVLDANEDSQDKEAWLTEIIRNIDSVNPQTVADKIMDSALKIAPIKNRDDMTILATKIWKSVK
- a CDS encoding vWA domain-containing protein, yielding MEKNIEFKQIILVTDGKSNKGINPITVAENAVNSGISISTIGIIEGSKDKEYLQEIKGIAKAGRGLWEITDIEDLEKSICLLTKQTVCKTIEQAVNKELQAIIGKELQNIEPDSRKKIINFIEKIEDGMTIKCSVVLDCSKSMTNKIEIAKKSIISLLRNLSERKGKTFVSVIAYPCDEETDSKIISNLTNDIKSLEKAIKEIEIGGLTPTGSALQAAINLLNNKNDTLKEEGLFESLII
- a CDS encoding protein kinase domain-containing protein, giving the protein MKNSIIGKWNQNKYTVLSKIGSGGVGTIYKVCDEDDNIFALKISDNMYSISREYEVMNSLKNLDFIPTIYDMDDIYINQKAHFFLVMDYIDGISLREYATMNNNITEKNIISIWLVLIKYLKQMFTKKYMYYDIKPDNILIDKKNNKIMIIDFGSVVSLDRSATEFTPAYNMSSWCSNSKVSKEQILIFNTTMLIIHLFIDKELNPLKFDFNDLIIIVKELKINKIVKDFIIESLKCRYKNIKIFEKELKIVYNSVINNKYLYYRIIDILFTTSLSIFLFFLLYCMLK
- the tilS gene encoding tRNA lysidine(34) synthetase TilS, which gives rise to MEQKVYDTIVDNNLIKSGDKLVVGVSGGPDSMALLCVLKNIQKSINFTIISVHINHGIRGKEADKDEKYVKNICKQWNIPFYNKKVNMDEYAKINKMSSEEAGRELRYKFFNEILKKESANKIAVAHNKNDQAETVMMRFLRGTGIEGLKGMEFKVGNIIRPLLSIDRSLIEEYCEDNNLNPRIDKTNLQPIYGRNKIRLELIPYIENNFNKGIVNTLTRTANIMNEDNDFINKYAEEKFEKVCNKKSKNIIEIKVEEFKELHISIKSRIIRLSIEAINGNRKNIGLKHIKIITHFIENGVAGKTHDTTMGVELLKKYDTCLIRKKENSLHKVIKDRNKLVLNAKNYNNNFKSDIIIEIKDIQKIDFKSNDRFIKYIDYDKIKGDLYIRNRKPGDKFVPFGMKGSKKLKDYFIDNKIPREERDNIPIIEDEKNIIWVVGYRLSDLYKVDKNTKKVILIQYITKEDLYDKGH
- the hpt gene encoding hypoxanthine phosphoribosyltransferase; its protein translation is MIKDIERILISREELEAKIKDLGLQITEEYKGKDLVLICVLKGAVMFITELAKNINLNLEMDFMAISSYGASTKSSGVVKIIKDLDTSIEGRDILIVEDIIDSGLTLKYLIENLKSRDPKSIKICTLLDKPDGRQVEVDVDYTGFEVPNEFVVGFGLDFAEKYRNLPYIGILKEEIYK
- the ftsH gene encoding ATP-dependent zinc metalloprotease FtsH encodes the protein MRKFFRGISFYLLIFIIIIALVHIMTKPMEKTEKIEYSLLEQEIEAKHVKNIKIVDHQITGVYVASYKEGKNFISQIPEVEKAYIDKFQDLNTDLLIEAEQEEGTPWIMQILPTIFMILVIVVFWFVFMQQSQGGGSRVMSFGKSKAKMHKQDGNKKVSFKDVAGLDEEKEELKEIVDFLSDPKKYIALGARIPKGVLMVGPPGTGKTYLSRAVAGEAGVPFFSISGSDFVEMFVGVGASRVRDLFEQAKKNSPCIVFIDEIDAVGRRRGAGLGGGHDEREQTLNQLLVEMDGFGDNEGIIIIAATNRPDILDPALLRPGRFDRQVHVGVPDIVGREAILKIHSRGKPLEEDVDLKILARRTPGFTPADLENLMNEAALLTARKNLKKISMDITEEAITKVIAGPEKKSRVISEKERKLTAFHEAGHAVVARLLPNTDPVHLISIIPRGRAGGFTMILPKEDKYYTSKIEMEETLIHLLGGRVAEKLVLNDISTGASNDIERATKIARNMVTHYGMSDKLGPMTYGTDDNEVFIGRDLGRSKNYSEEVAAEIDNEMRCIIDNAYNKAQKLLSENMDKLHEVAQALLEKETLSAEEFEEIFTGKKDAGLDDLLPESNTDKLDITKKEEE